A window of Haloarcula sp. H-GB4 contains these coding sequences:
- a CDS encoding protein-L-isoaspartate O-methyltransferase: MDPAVLRDDMVDSLQHESKGVVRSAWLSTAMRAVPREAFVGEQQAYSDRPFERLGTRVLSPSTAGRVLETLSPEEDDNVLVVGAGVGYTAAVLAEQVGAANVHAIDITRRLVIEARQNLAEAGYDAVLVDRRDGADGLPEYAPYDRILLEAAAIDPPRALLQQLTDDGRLVMPLGTGEQSLAVVEADGSVKRHGTVAFQPMLVEGEQADTVERNRTHREDRERARQAAQSRAGWEQEWIDWDG, from the coding sequence ATGGACCCGGCGGTACTGCGAGACGACATGGTCGACAGCCTCCAACACGAGAGCAAGGGTGTTGTCCGGAGCGCGTGGCTGTCGACAGCGATGCGCGCCGTCCCCAGAGAGGCCTTCGTCGGCGAGCAACAGGCCTACTCCGACCGCCCGTTCGAACGCCTTGGCACGCGCGTTCTTTCGCCCAGTACCGCCGGCCGCGTACTCGAAACCCTGTCACCAGAAGAAGACGACAATGTGCTTGTGGTCGGTGCCGGCGTCGGCTACACGGCCGCCGTGCTGGCAGAACAGGTCGGCGCAGCGAACGTTCATGCGATAGACATCACGCGTCGCCTCGTCATCGAAGCACGCCAGAACCTGGCAGAAGCAGGCTATGACGCCGTCCTCGTGGACCGCCGTGACGGGGCTGACGGACTCCCGGAGTACGCACCGTACGACCGCATTCTTCTCGAAGCCGCCGCGATTGACCCACCCAGGGCGCTCCTCCAGCAACTGACCGATGACGGCCGACTGGTGATGCCGCTTGGCACCGGCGAGCAGTCACTGGCTGTCGTGGAGGCCGACGGCTCGGTCAAGCGACACGGCACTGTCGCGTTCCAGCCGATGCTCGTCGAGGGTGAACAGGCCGACACTGTCGAGCGCAACCGGACCCACCGTGAAGACCGCGAGCGTGCCCGCCAGGCGGCTCAGTCCCGCGCGGGATGGGAGCAGGAGTGGATTGACTGGGACGGCTAG
- a CDS encoding RNA ligase: MSRDWGSLFDVDTDPEDLLEHFDTEWFRGQRYRHLSDERHGIERGTALVGDVVVRGYPSMPRALVLEPAIQETFDGPVAIEEKLNGYNVRVARVDGDLLALTRSGFVCPYTTRKVEALLDAEAFFDDHPEYMLCGELVGPENPYTDHDYSEIDEVGFYVFGIHHRESGTPMGVERRLDQCATYGLDSVDHYGTFTPAAAVDAARERIDDLDARGREGVVLKSADGETALKYTTSAIHRADLEHAFELPFDYGRDFVFTRVMREAFQAVERGESAAAVRERARELGEAILQPAVETIRTVDRGDPVGETHTVRGDPKIIDDLLSYFREQGLELHVEHDETVGGQRVVTFTKVAQSTRDKTRYYLEGGTIDE, from the coding sequence ATGTCAAGAGACTGGGGGTCGCTGTTCGATGTCGACACCGACCCCGAGGACCTGCTGGAACACTTCGACACCGAGTGGTTTCGCGGACAGCGGTACCGACATCTCAGCGACGAGCGCCACGGCATCGAACGCGGGACGGCGCTCGTCGGCGACGTGGTTGTTCGCGGCTATCCGTCGATGCCGCGTGCGCTCGTCCTCGAACCGGCGATCCAGGAAACGTTCGACGGCCCCGTCGCCATCGAGGAGAAGCTCAACGGCTACAACGTCAGGGTCGCGCGGGTCGACGGCGACCTCCTGGCACTCACCCGGAGCGGGTTCGTCTGTCCGTACACTACGCGAAAGGTCGAAGCGTTGCTCGATGCTGAGGCGTTTTTCGACGACCACCCAGAGTATATGTTGTGTGGTGAGCTCGTCGGACCGGAAAACCCCTACACAGACCACGACTACAGTGAGATCGATGAGGTCGGGTTCTACGTGTTCGGGATTCACCACCGCGAGAGCGGGACGCCGATGGGTGTGGAACGGCGACTCGACCAGTGTGCGACCTACGGCCTCGACAGCGTCGACCACTACGGGACGTTCACCCCGGCAGCGGCCGTCGACGCCGCCCGCGAGCGAATCGACGATCTGGACGCTCGCGGGCGGGAGGGGGTGGTCCTGAAATCGGCCGACGGAGAGACGGCACTGAAGTACACGACGAGCGCTATCCACCGGGCCGACCTCGAACACGCGTTCGAACTCCCCTTCGACTACGGGCGAGACTTCGTCTTCACGCGCGTCATGCGGGAGGCCTTTCAGGCCGTCGAGCGCGGCGAATCGGCGGCGGCCGTCCGTGAGCGGGCACGAGAGTTAGGCGAGGCGATCCTCCAGCCCGCAGTCGAAACGATACGGACAGTAGACAGGGGTGACCCGGTCGGCGAAACGCACACCGTTCGTGGCGACCCGAAGATCATCGACGATCTGCTGTCGTACTTCCGCGAGCAGGGGCTGGAACTCCACGTCGAGCACGACGAGACAGTGGGCGGGCAGCGTGTTGTCACGTTTACCAAGGTCGCCCAGTCGACGCGTGACAAGACGAGGTACTACCTGGAAGGAGGGACAATCGACGAGTGA
- a CDS encoding protein-L-isoaspartate(D-aspartate) O-methyltransferase yields MVDWDRQRSRLSDHLRSRVDDETVLEAIASVPRHQFVPDDKRHDAYADRPLPIGSGQTISAPHMVAIMAELLDLSPGDRVLEVGTGCGYHAAVTAELVGPENVYSVEYHASLADEARETLEATGYSGVSVRAGDGKQGWPEHALYDRTYLTCAAPDFPAPLVEQTRDGGILLAPVGDGQQRLIRAEKQAGGTLEKEDHGGVRFVPLQ; encoded by the coding sequence ATGGTCGACTGGGACCGGCAGCGGTCGCGGCTATCTGACCACCTGCGCTCGCGTGTCGACGACGAGACTGTCCTCGAAGCGATAGCATCGGTTCCACGCCATCAGTTTGTTCCGGACGACAAGCGACACGATGCCTACGCCGACCGCCCGCTCCCGATCGGGTCGGGCCAGACGATTTCTGCGCCGCATATGGTCGCAATTATGGCCGAGTTGCTCGACCTGTCCCCGGGTGACCGGGTGCTTGAGGTCGGTACGGGCTGTGGCTACCACGCCGCGGTGACCGCCGAACTGGTCGGTCCTGAGAACGTCTACAGCGTGGAGTACCACGCATCGCTGGCCGATGAGGCACGCGAGACACTGGAAGCGACCGGCTACAGCGGTGTTTCCGTTCGAGCCGGTGACGGCAAGCAGGGGTGGCCAGAACACGCGCTCTACGACCGGACGTATCTGACCTGTGCCGCACCGGATTTCCCCGCCCCGCTCGTCGAGCAGACCCGCGACGGTGGCATCCTGCTGGCTCCGGTTGGCGACGGACAACAGCGCCTCATCCGGGCGGAGAAACAAGCCGGCGGCACGCTCGAAAAAGAGGACCACGGCGGCGTCCGGTTCGTCCCGTTGCAGTAG
- a CDS encoding HVO_0476 family zinc finger protein, whose product MTDATPGDRIALPCPACSPDLETVHEVLKPGGHVTVRCTDCDHVHKEQLPEEETLQRSVVVSQDGDSFTAEVDVPAEEELSVGEEFLLETEEAVVTARITSLETADGREDEAAAEDVETIWSRAVGNVSVNVTMHPKDGTHDETESFKLHVPGDYEFVVGETEEFGEEEFTVEGIHVRDDAHGYDHENMDHDGDMGIAKDINRLYVRDESTTAWSAW is encoded by the coding sequence ATGACAGACGCTACACCGGGCGACCGCATCGCCCTCCCGTGTCCGGCCTGTTCGCCGGATCTGGAAACGGTTCACGAGGTGCTGAAGCCGGGCGGCCACGTGACGGTTCGCTGTACGGACTGTGACCACGTCCACAAGGAACAACTCCCGGAAGAAGAGACGCTGCAGCGTAGTGTCGTCGTCTCACAGGACGGAGACTCCTTCACCGCCGAGGTCGACGTGCCGGCCGAAGAAGAACTGTCCGTTGGCGAGGAGTTCCTCCTAGAAACGGAGGAAGCTGTCGTGACCGCGCGCATCACTAGCTTGGAGACCGCGGACGGCCGCGAGGACGAGGCGGCCGCCGAGGACGTCGAGACAATCTGGTCGCGGGCCGTCGGCAACGTCTCGGTCAACGTCACGATGCACCCGAAAGACGGGACCCACGACGAGACTGAGAGCTTCAAACTCCACGTCCCCGGCGACTACGAGTTCGTCGTCGGCGAGACCGAGGAGTTCGGCGAGGAAGAGTTCACCGTCGAAGGGATTCACGTCCGCGACGACGCCCACGGCTACGACCACGAGAACATGGACCACGACGGCGACATGGGTATTGCGAAGGACATCAACCGACTGTACGTCAGGGACGAGTCAACCACGGCGTGGTCGGCTTGGTAG
- a CDS encoding type II glyceraldehyde-3-phosphate dehydrogenase, whose amino-acid sequence MLHVGINGFGTIGKRVADAVRVQPDMTVAGVAKRSPNFEATIADDRGYDLYAADGREPFDEADLGTAGTVHDLIATSDVVVDTTPSGVGAANASLYAEHDTPAIFQGGEDADVADVSFNARANYEKAVGADTARVVSCNTTGLSRLLAPLRESYGVEKSRVTLVRRGADPGQTGRGPINDTLPDPVEIPSHHGPDVQTIFPDLDIDTMGMKVPTTQMHTHSVNVTLESEPTTEEVTSLLADESRLFLIPETLGIDGAGKLKEYTRDAGRPRGDVWENCIWAESITVEGRDLYLFQAIHQEADVVPENIDAVRALSERTASAEKSIRRTDEALGVGRGLVEHDGSPQRVDSHADD is encoded by the coding sequence ATGCTCCACGTGGGCATCAACGGCTTCGGCACCATCGGGAAACGCGTCGCTGACGCGGTGCGTGTCCAGCCAGATATGACAGTTGCGGGCGTCGCAAAGCGCTCGCCGAACTTCGAGGCAACTATCGCGGACGACCGCGGCTATGATCTCTACGCCGCGGACGGCCGCGAACCGTTCGATGAAGCCGATCTCGGTACGGCCGGTACGGTCCATGACCTCATTGCAACGAGTGATGTGGTCGTCGACACCACGCCAAGTGGCGTCGGCGCGGCCAACGCGTCGCTATACGCCGAACATGACACGCCGGCCATCTTCCAAGGCGGAGAGGACGCCGATGTGGCAGACGTGAGCTTCAACGCCCGCGCCAACTACGAGAAGGCAGTCGGGGCCGACACGGCCCGCGTCGTGTCATGCAATACAACGGGTCTTTCACGCCTGCTCGCACCGCTCAGGGAATCATACGGGGTTGAAAAATCACGTGTGACACTGGTCCGGCGCGGTGCTGACCCGGGCCAGACCGGCCGTGGCCCGATCAACGACACACTCCCCGACCCCGTCGAAATCCCCTCCCACCACGGTCCTGACGTCCAGACGATTTTTCCCGACCTCGACATCGATACGATGGGTATGAAGGTTCCAACGACGCAGATGCACACCCACAGCGTCAATGTCACGCTGGAAAGCGAGCCGACGACAGAGGAGGTCACGTCGCTGCTCGCCGACGAATCGCGGCTGTTCCTCATCCCGGAGACGCTTGGTATCGACGGCGCAGGGAAGCTCAAGGAGTACACCCGGGACGCCGGTCGCCCGCGTGGTGACGTGTGGGAGAACTGCATCTGGGCCGAATCCATCACGGTTGAGGGGCGGGACCTCTACCTGTTCCAAGCGATTCACCAGGAAGCCGACGTCGTACCGGAGAACATTGACGCCGTTCGCGCGCTCTCCGAGCGGACCGCAAGCGCCGAGAAGAGCATCCGCCGGACTGACGAAGCCCTCGGTGTCGGCCGCGGCCTTGTCGAACACGACGGCAGCCCACAGCGCGTCGACAGTCACGCCGACGACTGA
- a CDS encoding RNA ligase partner protein produces the protein MVDRPLKQRFVLDTSLFLTPEIRGDDEDLEVACLDLLDLISEAKLVHNISCYMPPSIQAELTTMLEDRAISDEVLMKLDTWVITKSPAHHEVRIPADLVYEFIDEMSERVDRGLRVSEKAVRKAEESRAETVEEHDHMTEVDKVISDLRDEYRDTLRQGVLDSREDFDLLILAQELDAGVVTEDQGIINWAEDFGLRYLKGRNFPPLLREYLAAGNPDRWRDES, from the coding sequence ATGGTCGACCGCCCGCTCAAACAACGGTTCGTCCTCGATACGTCGCTATTTCTCACCCCCGAAATCAGAGGCGATGACGAGGACTTGGAGGTGGCCTGTCTGGACTTGCTCGATCTCATCTCGGAGGCGAAGCTGGTCCACAACATCTCCTGTTACATGCCGCCGTCGATTCAGGCGGAGCTGACGACAATGCTCGAAGACCGAGCTATCAGCGACGAGGTGCTGATGAAGCTGGACACGTGGGTCATCACGAAGTCGCCGGCCCACCATGAGGTGCGGATTCCAGCGGACCTGGTGTACGAGTTCATCGACGAGATGTCCGAGCGAGTTGACCGTGGCCTGCGCGTCTCGGAGAAGGCCGTCCGGAAAGCCGAGGAGTCGCGGGCCGAAACGGTCGAAGAACACGACCACATGACCGAGGTGGACAAGGTCATCTCGGACCTGCGCGACGAGTACCGGGACACGCTCCGGCAGGGCGTGCTCGACTCCCGCGAGGACTTCGACCTCCTGATACTCGCGCAGGAACTGGACGCCGGCGTCGTCACGGAAGACCAGGGCATCATCAACTGGGCGGAGGACTTCGGACTGCGGTATCTCAAGGGCCGGAACTTTCCGCCGCTGCTCAGGGAGTATCTCGCCGCCGGCAATCCGGACCGCTGGCGCGACGAGAGTTAG
- a CDS encoding aminopeptidase translates to MDNSSLRAPAETAVKQCLNLQPDESCAVITDDQRKAIGEALYRVAAEITDDSVFVRYPPGEQHGSEPPAPVAGAMETADVVLAPTTKSLSHTEARTDANEAGARVATLPGISEGVFLMGLDADYHRIEQHCEDVLAQVEDAEEIRVTSPQGTDITFGIGAREWHMDTGIVHEAGEMSNLPAGEVFLAPETADGTFVVDGTMRPHGKLDDKRLTFEVEDGYVTDIDDPDIRAQVEDAAEEVGRDAYNLAELGIGTNVAVTELVGSVLLDEKAGGTVHIAIGDDHAMGGDVHAPIHLDGILTEPTVYADGEEVALPKPNGD, encoded by the coding sequence ATGGACAACTCGTCGCTTCGCGCGCCCGCAGAGACCGCCGTCAAACAGTGCCTGAACCTCCAGCCCGACGAGTCATGTGCCGTCATCACTGATGACCAGCGGAAGGCAATCGGCGAGGCGCTGTATCGCGTCGCCGCAGAGATTACCGACGACTCTGTTTTCGTGCGCTACCCGCCGGGCGAGCAACACGGTTCGGAACCGCCTGCGCCGGTCGCTGGCGCGATGGAAACCGCTGATGTCGTGCTCGCGCCGACGACCAAGAGCCTGAGCCACACCGAAGCCCGGACCGACGCCAACGAGGCCGGCGCTCGCGTTGCGACCCTGCCCGGCATCAGCGAGGGCGTGTTCCTCATGGGGTTAGACGCCGACTACCACCGTATCGAACAGCACTGCGAGGACGTGCTGGCACAGGTCGAAGACGCCGAGGAGATCCGGGTCACGTCGCCCCAAGGGACCGACATCACGTTCGGCATCGGTGCCCGCGAGTGGCATATGGACACCGGCATCGTCCACGAGGCCGGTGAGATGTCGAATCTCCCTGCCGGCGAGGTGTTCCTCGCCCCTGAGACGGCTGACGGCACATTCGTTGTCGACGGGACGATGCGCCCCCACGGCAAACTCGACGACAAGCGCCTCACTTTCGAGGTCGAAGACGGGTACGTCACGGACATCGACGATCCTGATATTCGCGCACAGGTCGAGGATGCCGCTGAAGAGGTTGGCCGGGACGCGTACAATCTCGCTGAGCTCGGTATCGGCACGAACGTCGCCGTAACCGAACTCGTCGGCTCCGTCCTTCTGGACGAAAAAGCTGGTGGCACGGTCCACATCGCTATCGGCGACGACCACGCGATGGGCGGCGATGTCCACGCGCCGATTCATCTGGACGGGATTTTGACGGAACCGACCGTGTATGCGGATGGAGAGGAAGTGGCCCTCCCGAAGCCGAACGGCGACTGA
- a CDS encoding DUF1648 domain-containing protein produces MARRQSHADIASGVVIGLTALAGLTVWSRLPAEIAIHFSASGTPDTYVSKPVGVVLMPALMFATLLVLKGAFRYDPPDVPQVAATITVATMAFMGAVHGLVLAWNLGYPVPFDLVLVGSLVWAVLIIGYAVTVEYADR; encoded by the coding sequence ATGGCGCGCCGACAGAGCCATGCCGACATCGCAAGCGGTGTCGTCATCGGCCTGACAGCCTTGGCTGGTCTCACAGTCTGGTCACGCCTCCCCGCTGAAATCGCGATTCACTTCTCCGCGTCGGGCACGCCCGATACCTACGTTTCGAAGCCGGTCGGTGTCGTTCTCATGCCGGCGCTGATGTTTGCAACCCTCCTCGTGCTGAAGGGTGCGTTCCGCTACGACCCGCCGGACGTGCCGCAGGTGGCGGCCACTATCACCGTCGCAACGATGGCGTTCATGGGTGCGGTACACGGGCTGGTGCTCGCGTGGAACCTTGGCTATCCGGTGCCGTTCGACCTCGTCCTCGTCGGGTCGCTCGTCTGGGCGGTGCTCATTATCGGCTACGCTGTGACGGTCGAATACGCCGACAGATAA
- a CDS encoding CrcB family protein: MTDTHPLVTVETIVLVGLGGFAGSNLRYFVGLFFPGLQGTLLVNVCGSFALGVLVYEGLQVGALASETKLAASTGFISSFTTYSTFAVETVLTPEWAVANIVGSYALGFAGVLVGREAVRLFAGGER, translated from the coding sequence ATGACAGACACCCACCCGCTGGTAACGGTCGAAACTATCGTCCTCGTGGGTCTGGGAGGATTTGCCGGCTCGAACCTTCGGTACTTCGTCGGCCTCTTTTTCCCGGGGTTACAGGGGACGCTGCTGGTCAATGTCTGCGGCAGTTTCGCACTCGGCGTCTTGGTGTACGAGGGGCTGCAGGTCGGCGCACTAGCCAGCGAAACGAAGCTGGCCGCGTCAACCGGCTTCATTTCGTCGTTTACCACCTACAGTACGTTCGCAGTGGAGACGGTTCTGACACCCGAGTGGGCGGTCGCAAACATCGTCGGCAGCTACGCTCTGGGTTTTGCCGGCGTCCTTGTCGGTCGTGAAGCCGTCCGACTGTTCGCTGGAGGTGAGCGGTAA
- a CDS encoding archaea-specific SMC-related protein → MPESKQGSSVAHFDVTNIGGIDETSVDIPPGVTVLTGKNATNRTSFLQSIMAAMGSTQATLKGDADEGSVALTYGDAVYERTLTRAGDAVQFDGDGYLDDPAVADLFAFLLETNEARRSVARGDDLREIIMRPVDIDAIRSEVEQLEAEKGEINDELATVESRQRDLPDLEQRRTELREQIEEKREELAEREEEIDNSSRDIEESRQEQDVLEEKLDELRSTRSDLESVRRDIEAQEESITSLKRERSDLEDELDDLPETPMGDQQHLEDEIASLRDQRQRLNSEISDLQSLIQYNEERLEEEDYDVIQSLEDAPEGSDGAVTEQLLDGEDEESVVCWTCGSTVNREQIEDTVDRLQDLRRQKVEDLNDIKSELDDLKTDQREAEKKQRRRENVERKIQETDTEIERREEQITSLKDRREELTEDVESLEDEVDNLESEDFDEILSLHREANQLEFEIDSLESDLDDVSAEIEEIEELVNRADDLRDERDDLVEELTDKRTKIDQIEANAVDEFNEHMDAILGILEYENLERIWIERVEQTVREGRQKVDRTVFELHIVRTTENGAAYEDTIEHLSESEREVTGLIFALAGYLVHDLHESVPFMLLDSLEAIDSARIAELVEYFADYAEHLVVALLPEDAQALDDDFNRITSI, encoded by the coding sequence ATGCCAGAATCAAAGCAAGGATCTAGTGTCGCCCATTTCGATGTAACCAATATCGGTGGGATCGATGAGACGTCAGTCGATATTCCACCGGGCGTGACGGTACTGACGGGGAAAAACGCCACAAACCGGACGTCGTTTCTGCAGTCTATTATGGCGGCGATGGGGAGTACGCAGGCCACGCTGAAAGGCGACGCCGACGAGGGGAGCGTTGCCCTCACTTACGGGGATGCAGTGTACGAGCGGACGCTCACGCGAGCGGGGGACGCTGTGCAGTTTGACGGCGACGGATATCTTGATGACCCTGCGGTTGCCGACCTGTTCGCATTCCTCCTCGAAACCAACGAGGCGCGCCGGTCTGTGGCTCGCGGCGACGACCTCCGCGAAATTATCATGCGGCCGGTCGACATCGACGCGATCCGCTCGGAAGTCGAACAGCTGGAAGCGGAGAAAGGCGAGATCAACGACGAACTCGCCACGGTCGAGTCCCGCCAGCGCGACCTCCCGGACCTCGAACAGCGCCGGACCGAACTCCGCGAACAGATCGAGGAGAAACGCGAAGAACTGGCCGAGCGGGAAGAGGAGATCGACAACAGCAGCCGAGATATCGAGGAGAGCCGTCAGGAACAGGATGTTCTCGAAGAGAAGCTCGATGAACTCCGCTCGACGCGGTCGGACCTCGAATCTGTCCGGCGCGATATCGAGGCACAGGAAGAAAGCATCACCTCGCTAAAACGCGAGCGGTCCGACCTCGAAGACGAACTGGATGATCTGCCGGAGACGCCGATGGGCGACCAGCAGCACCTCGAAGACGAGATCGCAAGCCTGCGCGACCAGCGCCAGCGGCTGAACAGCGAGATATCCGACCTCCAGAGCCTCATCCAGTACAACGAGGAACGGCTCGAAGAGGAAGACTACGATGTCATCCAGTCGCTCGAAGACGCGCCCGAGGGCTCCGACGGTGCGGTGACAGAGCAACTTCTCGATGGCGAAGACGAGGAATCCGTCGTGTGCTGGACGTGTGGCTCGACGGTCAACCGCGAGCAGATCGAAGACACCGTTGACCGCCTGCAGGACCTCCGCCGGCAGAAGGTCGAGGACCTCAACGACATCAAGTCGGAGCTCGACGATCTCAAGACCGACCAGCGCGAGGCCGAAAAAAAGCAGCGCCGCCGTGAGAACGTCGAGCGGAAGATTCAGGAGACGGACACGGAGATCGAACGCCGCGAAGAGCAGATCACTTCGCTGAAAGACCGACGCGAGGAACTGACGGAGGACGTCGAGTCGCTGGAAGACGAGGTTGATAACCTCGAATCCGAGGACTTCGACGAGATCCTCTCGCTTCACCGGGAGGCAAATCAGCTTGAGTTCGAGATCGACAGCCTGGAATCCGACCTCGACGACGTGTCTGCCGAAATAGAGGAAATTGAGGAACTGGTCAACCGGGCCGACGACCTCCGCGACGAACGCGACGATCTTGTCGAGGAACTCACCGACAAGCGGACGAAAATCGACCAGATCGAGGCTAACGCTGTCGACGAGTTCAACGAGCACATGGACGCCATCCTCGGGATCCTCGAGTACGAGAACCTCGAACGCATCTGGATCGAGCGCGTCGAGCAGACCGTCCGTGAGGGGCGTCAGAAGGTCGACCGAACGGTGTTCGAACTCCACATTGTCCGGACCACCGAGAACGGCGCGGCGTACGAGGACACCATTGAGCACCTCAGCGAGAGCGAGCGCGAGGTAACCGGCCTCATTTTCGCCCTTGCAGGCTATCTGGTGCATGACCTCCACGAGAGCGTTCCGTTCATGCTGCTTGACTCGCTGGAAGCCATCGACTCGGCACGAATCGCCGAGCTCGTCGAGTACTTCGCCGACTACGCCGAACATCTCGTTGTCGCCCTCTTGCCGGAGGACGCGCAGGCGCTGGACGACGACTTCAACCGCATCACTTCGATCTAA
- a CDS encoding metallophosphoesterase yields the protein MQIGIVSDTHDNASQVEAAVETFADAGCETVVHCGDFVAPFSVTPFDGDWSFYAVRGNNDGEWAVQSTVEEFGTYFGEMGEVTIDEHAVAVYHGTSGEIVDALVECGNYDYVFHGHTHERGHEERGDTVRLNPGGISIPPAPEPFSVATLSTDTGEVEFHELG from the coding sequence ATGCAAATCGGCATCGTCTCGGACACACACGACAACGCGTCGCAGGTCGAAGCCGCAGTTGAGACGTTCGCTGACGCGGGCTGTGAGACCGTCGTCCACTGCGGCGACTTCGTCGCTCCGTTCTCCGTGACACCGTTTGACGGTGACTGGTCGTTTTACGCCGTACGTGGCAACAACGACGGTGAGTGGGCGGTCCAGTCCACTGTCGAAGAGTTCGGCACGTACTTCGGCGAGATGGGCGAGGTAACAATCGACGAGCACGCCGTCGCGGTGTATCACGGGACTAGCGGAGAGATCGTTGATGCACTGGTTGAATGCGGAAACTACGATTACGTTTTCCACGGACACACGCACGAACGTGGGCACGAGGAGCGTGGGGACACAGTACGACTCAACCCCGGTGGCATCTCGATTCCACCGGCGCCCGAGCCGTTTTCGGTCGCGACGCTCTCGACGGACACTGGCGAGGTCGAATTCCACGAACTGGGGTAA
- a CDS encoding ATP-binding protein: MVVIGREEATGATTRLGHYRARDGSRGAAVSLDVDRPHVGLVVGKRGSGKTYTLGVLAEGLIATEGVAPVVVDPMGAFTPLGTADVSAKVVHPSVRADTLDPRQWCTVLGLDPEQGAGALVWRAAAECTTLDGMRSWVADTDAAASTARAAANHLALAESWGIFEPSGIETGTLCSDSLTALDMSGLASRPAGAVLAAVATALYDARMAEQTSRLPWLLVDEAHAFTDGVARRPLRRLVTRGRQPGVSCMLATQRPSVVPATTVSQTDLLVAHRLTSTADIEALQATQPTYLDGDFAARLPETTGDALVVDDGTESVHHVTVRERRTPHGGETPRASDPGADRECEARAGGSENNDVV; the protein is encoded by the coding sequence ATGGTGGTTATCGGACGCGAGGAAGCGACGGGGGCAACGACGCGGCTGGGTCACTATCGGGCCCGCGATGGGAGCCGCGGTGCTGCGGTCAGCCTCGATGTTGACCGGCCACACGTCGGTCTTGTCGTCGGCAAACGCGGGTCGGGGAAGACCTACACGCTTGGCGTTCTCGCCGAGGGGCTGATTGCTACTGAAGGAGTTGCCCCGGTCGTTGTCGACCCGATGGGGGCGTTCACGCCGCTCGGAACTGCGGACGTGTCTGCAAAGGTCGTGCATCCCAGCGTTCGTGCGGACACGCTCGACCCGCGCCAGTGGTGTACAGTGCTTGGCCTCGACCCGGAACAGGGCGCGGGAGCGCTTGTGTGGCGAGCGGCGGCCGAGTGCACAACTCTTGACGGGATGCGCTCGTGGGTGGCCGATACGGATGCGGCGGCGAGCACCGCCCGTGCAGCGGCGAACCATCTCGCGCTCGCCGAGTCCTGGGGCATCTTCGAGCCTTCGGGTATCGAGACGGGAACGCTGTGCAGCGATAGCCTGACTGCGCTCGATATGTCGGGACTCGCTTCCCGACCAGCCGGTGCGGTTCTCGCAGCTGTCGCGACTGCGCTGTACGACGCTCGGATGGCCGAACAGACGAGTCGGTTGCCGTGGCTGCTGGTCGACGAGGCCCACGCGTTCACCGATGGCGTCGCCCGGCGTCCGCTCCGCCGTCTCGTCACCCGAGGCCGCCAGCCCGGCGTAAGTTGTATGCTGGCGACACAGCGACCCAGCGTGGTGCCAGCGACAACCGTCTCCCAGACCGACCTGCTCGTTGCCCACCGATTGACGAGCACGGCTGACATTGAGGCACTACAGGCCACCCAGCCGACGTATCTCGACGGTGATTTCGCGGCTCGGCTACCGGAGACGACCGGTGACGCGCTCGTCGTCGACGACGGCACCGAATCAGTCCATCACGTGACCGTCCGTGAGCGGCGGACGCCCCACGGCGGCGAGACCCCGCGGGCAAGCGACCCCGGAGCAGACAGAGAGTGCGAAGCTCGTGCGGGGGGTTCTGAAAATAACGACGTTGTATGA
- the crcB gene encoding fluoride efflux transporter CrcB, translating into MVALESAHLVGTGGALGALCRHYLADAVQRETFPLGTLTVNAIGSFALGLLTFAGVTGDAALLVGVGACGSFTTFSSFSVETVRLWEDGYVALATLNAVGNLVCALAGIGLAWGVVQVV; encoded by the coding sequence ATGGTTGCTCTCGAATCGGCGCATCTGGTCGGGACTGGTGGGGCGCTTGGCGCTCTCTGTCGCCACTATCTGGCGGATGCGGTCCAGCGAGAGACGTTTCCACTCGGGACGCTCACAGTGAACGCTATCGGAAGCTTCGCTCTGGGACTGTTGACCTTCGCTGGTGTGACCGGTGACGCGGCACTGCTTGTCGGTGTTGGTGCGTGCGGTTCGTTCACGACGTTCTCCTCCTTTTCAGTCGAGACAGTCCGACTGTGGGAGGACGGCTACGTGGCCTTGGCCACTCTCAACGCTGTCGGGAATCTCGTCTGTGCGCTGGCTGGGATCGGGTTGGCCTGGGGCGTCGTACAGGTTGTTTGA